ATTCGCCATTCCTGAGGGTGGGAGCTGTAAGAGCGGGGAACCGGACCGGCAGCGGTAAGTGTGTTGGTGTTCATGGGGCTGTGGCCCCGGAGCGGACTGACCGCTGAGCCGGGTCCAGGCTGTCATGGCGGGGGAGTCTATAGGAGACTGTGCTGGAGAGCCATGACTGCAGTTATCCCCCTGATATATCCCGACATCAAGGGTGTGTCTAACCCCCTGACATGTCGGGATGTGATCTCTGAGCACTGGTGAAGATGCTATCCCGACATAACCGCATATCGCCGACTGCTCCCATCATGCAGCCTATGTTAtaacccagagctgcattcacaattctgctgcttgtgataggaaaccatcagcaagctggTGCACAGGCACATTCCCTGATCTGAGCTCCTATAATTCAGGGAATGTTCGTATTTCTCCTCGCCCCTTGTGTCAGACATTCCCAGAACTTGCCAATCACAGTCCGACTTGTGGCCTCCACCAATGAGATCTGTGACAGATCAGGCGATTGTTGAAGGGGGCTTCCAGAAAATACCACCGAGGACTATGCCTGTGATGGGGTACCACAGGTCCTTTGCTGTGCCCAGCACCCAGGTGGTCCTGAGCTGGAGACCTGAAGAATCTGGTTCCTGGGCACTACTGTGGTTGCTAGgcagttctcccccccccccctagcaaCCAGGCTGGTAACCTGTCATCAGATCTATCCCTAAGGCCGGATTGGTGACAGCAGTGAAGACCTCCTGGCAGCAGTCACACCATGCCAGTCCATGACATttgtctaaaaaatatatatatattgcaccaAATGTCAGACGGACGCCTTCCTATGTGTAGACACCCCGGGGTTGTGGCTGTGCTGCTTCCAGTGTGTCCATAATTCATCCTCGGGGACCATGCAGCTGTGCCCACAGGGTCTCTGAAATGTACAAaattgggggtcagtcagcacatcccaatacgTCGCCATGGCTGGAGGCACAAAAACAAAAGACAAACAATACAATAGAAAATGTGAAATGCTAATACTGcgtttataaatgtgagattcttcgcAAATACatgttgtacaaaattatttgagcctgtcAGCCAACGGCGAGGCGATCTCTAGGACAGGAACTGTaccggcctccattaaattcagggaatgcaggttccacatgcatgctgagcccacactgTATTATACCTCCTGTGGGGCCCTGTatttattggaggccatttggcaccaggggaggtaaaatacagagtgggctcagcatataTGTGGATCCTGCATTTAATGGAGGCCGGTATGGCACCAGTGgatgtagtatttagtgttatacATCAGTGTTATAAAGAGATCGCTTTGTCGTTGGCGGACGgggacaaataattttgtacaaaatgtatttgccaagaatctcccaTTTTATAACGCAGCATTAGtacattttatattatattatgtaCTTGTTTTGTTGTTTGTGTTtgcagtgctgttgcattgtttgaCTTTTACTCTCATGACACATGTATGTTATGTAGATCCTCCTGTCCACATTATAAGGTCCATCCTTCCATGGTCCTGGCAGGCAGGGTGAGGGAGGGGCGCTCCCAGTAAAAATGGTGTGACACTTCCTCTTTCAAAGGAAACCCGCTGACATCACTGGAGTCAGCAGAAGCTCCCAGGGGCCGACTCATTGTGTCCAGGACACCCTTTTTGGATGTAGTGGGGTCTGACCCTGGGCTGATCATTCAGGTGGGAACTCTGCAAGGACCCTCACTCCTCCCCACCACCCCAACTGTCAGCAGGGGCACcctcagattaaaggggttgtgtccgggttcagagctgaacctggacatatccccattttcacccaggcagccccctgacttgagcatcggagcagttcatgctccaatgctcttttACCCTGGGAAAAGGCATTTTCAAGAattccagtgacgtaccgggctctccatggggctgccaggaagcccggtgacgtcaccggcactgatgggcgagcTTTAGTGCtgacctagccagtaaaacggctagggcagcgcttaaGCACGCCCGTTAGAGCCGGTGAAGTCAcccaacacactgctgggcggaagcttccgtccggcagtgtgttattgtaaacaaaagagcccgttccctgcgcgatctagcgcaggacaaaggagagcatcggagcatgagatgctccgatgctaacatcaggggggctgcctgggtgaaaataagggtatgtccgggttcagctctgaacccagacaacccctttaagtattttttttgaAGTGATGCAGACTATGGAGCAGGCGCTCTGGACGTTCCTAGTTCTGCACTTATTGTTCTTGTGACCGCCATGGCCACATGGGTGAGAGGTATGTGGCTGCTGAGGCCAGGGATCGGATGCTGAGGTGACATGAAAGATGCATGTGATGTCTCCGCTGCAGGAGCAGAGCGGCGGGACATTGTCTAGACCGGAGCCCATAAGgctgccatacacattagtctacaGCTCCAGACTCCACATCGGGCAAAGTGAATATTTTTGCATAATCCCTTTGTCCTGCCGGAAGATAAGCCGCAGCCTGAAGTGTCCGGCAGCAGCTTTTTCCGCGCACCCCATAGAATACACAGACACAATTTGACTGAGCCATGTCGAagtaaaatgtgccaaatttactAAATTGATGCACTATgtgtgataaatttggcgcattttGCACTGTGGGGGGAAACGCACGCCAGGACAATGGCGTCAAAGACGCCTCAGATTTTTACGGCACCCTGGGTGGCGTAACACTGTGCAAAATGATAGCTTATAACTAGTTGATTGAAGGTTTGTGTCCATGTGAGTTACAGGCTACAAGAAAGAAAGTGCTGGAACCATCTTTTCATCTTAGATTGCTGGGGGAGGtctgaccgctgggacccccagcaTTAATGATAACAGGGGTCCCGTTCCTCCACTCTGATGGGAGTGGCAGGTCATGCATGTGCACTGCCAGTCCATCCTCTATGGGAGCGCCGGACAGCGCTCTACTATCTCTGGCACTGTGGATTGGGGATagcgtcaaaaacttgtcccagcCCCGTTAACTCTCCTCACACGAGGTCCGGCCGGGTCTGACTACACCGCTAAAGTCGATTTCTTTCTTTAACTATAGGGCGCCCTCTCTAAACATGGCTGAACACGAACCCACTTCAGAGCAACTGGCGCAGATTGCAGCGGAGAACGAGGAGGACGAGCATTCGGTGAACTACAGGCCCCCAGCCCAGAAAACTATCGAGGAGATACAAGCTCTAGACCAGGATGATGAGAGTCTGCGCAAGTACAAGGAGGCTCTGCTGGGCCCCGTTCCCAGCACAGTGGGTAAGTCATGGCACTTAGCAGTTACTGTGTCGGGTGCTCACATCGGCGTCCTCCATCGCTCcctcattcttaaaggggttttcccatcacagacaatgggggcatatcaccgaAAAcagagaggtgggacctgcacctctcagacaatgggggcatagcctagcGTTATGACCccgttgtctgtgatgggaatgcccctttaacgtCCCATGAAATGCTAGACTTTGTATGTGGGACCACGGGCAGGGACTGCTGAATGATCAGTCTGTACAGGGCTTGATGTCTGTTTTTCTCTCCTTTAAGATCCCAACTCTCCAAATGTCGTCGTCACCAAATTGACCTTGGTTTGTGAAGATGCTCCAGGCCCCCTCGAGTTGGATCTAACAGGTAGGCATCTCTGCATTGGATAGTTCAAGTCTTTCCACCTTGAGAACGTATCCCCTAGCCATATGATAGAGGATTGGTATCTGATCCGACACAGCACAGGGGATAAGTAaccgatctgtgggggtccgaccacCGATCACAAGGAGTGAATGGAGCGGCGGTCAGACATGAACTGTCAGAGATCGATAAGTGCCGTACTCAGATTCTCTTCAgtagtcccatagagttgaatggagcaacAGCGTACTCTGCCGGCATGACCGCCGATTCATTCACTCTGGCTCCCTTtggttggacccccacagatcggTTACTTATCCCCTGTGCTGTGGAAAGGGGATATGTTCTTAaggtgggacaactcctttaaaaagcCTGCAGAGGATACAGCATgtgcctgaattttttttttactgttcacCCCAGGAGACCTTGAGAAATTTAAGAAAGAATCATTCTCCCTTAAAGAAGGCGTAGAGTACAGAATCAAAATCAGCTTTAAGGTGAGGGCGCTGCGCTGTGTGTACAAGGGCCTGGCCTCCTCAGCTGGAGCTTAGTGTCGCCTATTCTCTATCTGTACAGGTCAACAAGGAGATTGTGTCCGGACTGAAATATCAGCAGCAGACGTACAGGAAAGGTGTAAGATGTAAGTGCTGCTCCT
This window of the Bufo bufo chromosome 6, aBufBuf1.1, whole genome shotgun sequence genome carries:
- the ARHGDIA gene encoding rho GDP-dissociation inhibitor 1, which gives rise to MAEHEPTSEQLAQIAAENEEDEHSVNYRPPAQKTIEEIQALDQDDESLRKYKEALLGPVPSTVDPNSPNVVVTKLTLVCEDAPGPLELDLTGDLEKFKKESFSLKEGVEYRIKISFKVNKEIVSGLKYQQQTYRKGVRLDKTNYMVGSYGPRAEEYEFLTPVEEAPKGMLARACYNMKSLFTDDDKKNHLSWEWNLNICKDWKN